In the genome of [Mycoplasma] phocae, one region contains:
- the rplP gene encoding 50S ribosomal protein L16, whose product MLQPKRTKHRKMFRIRHDKVKAHRNNTVSFGEFGLKSTSSAWISARQIEAARIAITRRMGREGKVIIKIFPSMSKTSKPIGVRMGSGKGSPDQWFAVVKEGTVMFEVLGNTTETLKDALRLGGHKLPVTWKIVSKEITQEPKGAM is encoded by the coding sequence ATGCTTCAACCAAAAAGAACTAAACATAGAAAAATGTTTCGTATCCGTCATGATAAAGTAAAAGCACATAGAAATAACACTGTTTCATTTGGTGAATTTGGATTAAAATCAACAAGTTCAGCATGAATAAGCGCAAGACAAATTGAAGCAGCTCGTATCGCTATTACTCGTCGTATGGGCCGTGAAGGAAAAGTTATTATTAAAATTTTTCCAAGCATGTCAAAAACTTCAAAACCAATTGGAGTTCGTATGGGTTCTGGTAAAGGATCACCTGATCAATGATTTGCAGTTGTTAAAGAAGGAACAGTAATGTTTGAGGTTTTAGGTAATACTACTGAAACATTAAAAGATGCTCTAAGACTAGGCGGTCATAAATTACCTGTAACTTGAAAAATCGTATCAAAAGAAATAACCCAAGAACCAAAGGGGGCAATGTAG